In a single window of the Streptomyces sp. NBC_00094 genome:
- a CDS encoding amidohydrolase, translated as MPDIEPDRALDGPAPDMIFVGGPVLTMDPDRPRAEALAVRDGRITAVGARDEVMGLCGPATEVVDLAGRALLPGFVEAHGHPVMVALAVAPPAVDVRPFTVPTGAGVVDRIRAAVAAAGPGEPVCAYGVDPLLQRDLTPPTRAELDALRPDAPLVVVANSGHAAWANSAALRAAGITRDTPDPAGARFLRDADGEPTGEAHEGGAVEALLWVVAGDRLKPDRLAAALDWAYTEHARVGITTVADLATEPSLVPALRAAAERPGASVRVRSYLIGTPELAADPDRRFPGHAPAEELFGISGMKLWAEGTAWEGTVATSFPYLDSAATRAMGPGRCNHAPMNYTPDQLAELAGAFTAQGYPMACHVHGDVTFEAVLDAYTRAAAADPEAFRALRPRMEHCGAVTAAQYRRAAELGATVSLFMDHIRWWGDVLADDLFGQEVADRWMAVRSAWDAGHRVSLHNDGVCSPTDPLASVATALTRRTPASGRVHGTTERLTLDEALLAVTAHPAWQLHLDDEIGTLRPGLRADLVVLARDPHGVPPELLPEQAAVTATYLGGRLTWGG; from the coding sequence GTGCCTGACATCGAACCGGACCGGGCCCTCGACGGTCCGGCCCCCGACATGATCTTCGTCGGCGGGCCCGTCCTCACCATGGACCCGGACCGCCCCCGCGCCGAGGCACTCGCCGTCCGCGACGGGCGCATCACCGCCGTCGGCGCCCGTGACGAGGTCATGGGGCTGTGCGGCCCCGCGACCGAGGTCGTCGACCTGGCCGGCCGGGCGCTGCTGCCCGGCTTCGTCGAGGCCCACGGGCACCCGGTCATGGTCGCGCTCGCCGTCGCCCCGCCCGCCGTGGACGTCAGGCCGTTCACCGTGCCCACCGGCGCCGGGGTCGTCGACCGCATCCGGGCCGCCGTGGCCGCCGCCGGGCCGGGCGAACCGGTCTGCGCCTACGGCGTCGACCCGCTGCTCCAGCGCGACCTGACACCCCCGACGCGCGCGGAGCTCGACGCGCTCCGCCCCGACGCCCCGCTCGTGGTCGTCGCGAACAGCGGGCACGCCGCCTGGGCCAACTCGGCCGCGCTGCGCGCCGCCGGCATCACCCGCGACACCCCCGACCCGGCGGGCGCCCGGTTCCTGCGGGACGCGGACGGCGAACCCACCGGCGAGGCCCACGAAGGGGGCGCCGTCGAGGCCCTGTTGTGGGTGGTCGCCGGGGACCGGCTGAAGCCCGACCGGCTGGCCGCCGCGCTCGACTGGGCGTACACCGAACACGCCCGGGTCGGCATCACCACCGTCGCCGACCTGGCCACGGAGCCGAGCCTCGTCCCTGCCCTGAGGGCCGCGGCGGAGCGCCCCGGCGCCTCCGTCCGCGTCCGCTCGTACCTCATCGGCACCCCCGAGCTCGCCGCCGACCCGGACCGCCGCTTCCCCGGACACGCCCCGGCCGAGGAGCTGTTCGGCATATCCGGGATGAAACTGTGGGCCGAGGGCACGGCCTGGGAAGGCACGGTCGCGACCAGCTTCCCCTACCTGGACAGCGCCGCCACCCGGGCGATGGGACCGGGGCGCTGCAACCACGCCCCCATGAACTACACGCCCGATCAACTGGCCGAACTGGCAGGGGCGTTCACGGCTCAGGGCTACCCGATGGCCTGCCACGTCCATGGCGACGTCACCTTCGAGGCGGTCCTCGACGCCTACACCCGTGCCGCCGCGGCCGACCCGGAGGCCTTCCGCGCACTCCGCCCCCGGATGGAGCACTGCGGCGCCGTCACCGCCGCGCAGTACCGCAGGGCCGCCGAACTCGGGGCCACCGTCAGCCTGTTCATGGACCACATCCGCTGGTGGGGCGACGTCCTCGCGGACGACCTCTTCGGCCAGGAGGTCGCCGACCGCTGGATGGCGGTCCGTTCGGCCTGGGACGCGGGCCACCGGGTCTCGCTCCACAACGACGGCGTGTGCTCCCCGACCGACCCGCTGGCCTCGGTCGCGACCGCCCTCACCCGCCGCACCCCCGCGAGCGGCCGCGTCCACGGCACGACGGAACGCCTCACCCTCGACGAGGCCCTGCTCGCCGTCACCGCCCACCCCGCCTGGCAGCTCCACCTCGACGACGAGATCGGCACCCTCCGCCCCGGCCTCCGCGCCGACCTCGTGGTCCTCGCCCGCGACCCGCACGGGGTCCCGCCGGAGCTCCTCCCGGAGCAGGCCGCGGTCACCGCGACGTACCTGGGCGGCAGGCTCACCTGGGGCGGGTGA
- a CDS encoding amidohydrolase, protein MTTDGTRTEQAATVAPLLSGLDERLPGLLALYEDLHAHPELSFQEFRTAGVVAERLRAQGWEVTEGVGRTGVVGVLANGPGPVVLLRADMDGLPVKEETGLPYASTATGIDPDGNEVPVMHACGHDVHVTCLLGATDRLAAHRDTWSGTVVAVFQPAEEVGGAPAMIEDGFLDRFPRAEICLGQHVAPAPVGFLGTRPGPVMAASDSLRVTLFGRGGHGSSPETAVDPVVMAAAVVMRLQTVVSREIGASQTAVVTVGSLHAGTKENIIPDTAELRINIRSTTPAVRDRLLAAVTRIIRAEAAASGAPKEPEIVPFNSFPVTVNDGPATALVQSALAEALGEGRVFTLPQVITGSEDFGVFGTALGAPSVFWHFGGADPALYAGVDPDSLLENGLPDTVPANHSPHFAPVPGSTIPLGVTALLAAAAHWLRKETPGA, encoded by the coding sequence ATGACCACCGACGGCACCCGCACCGAGCAGGCCGCCACCGTCGCCCCGCTCCTCTCCGGCCTCGACGAGCGGCTCCCCGGCCTCCTCGCCCTCTACGAGGACCTGCACGCCCACCCCGAACTCTCCTTCCAGGAGTTCCGTACGGCCGGTGTCGTCGCCGAACGGCTGCGCGCCCAGGGCTGGGAGGTCACCGAGGGCGTCGGACGCACCGGAGTCGTCGGCGTCCTCGCCAACGGCCCCGGCCCCGTCGTCCTGCTCCGCGCCGACATGGACGGCCTGCCCGTCAAGGAGGAGACCGGACTGCCGTACGCCTCCACCGCGACCGGCATCGACCCGGACGGCAACGAGGTGCCCGTCATGCACGCCTGCGGGCACGACGTGCACGTCACGTGTCTCCTCGGCGCCACGGACCGGCTCGCCGCCCACCGCGACACCTGGAGCGGCACCGTCGTCGCCGTCTTCCAGCCCGCCGAGGAGGTCGGCGGCGCGCCCGCCATGATCGAGGACGGCTTCCTCGACCGCTTCCCGCGCGCCGAGATCTGCCTCGGCCAGCACGTCGCGCCGGCGCCCGTCGGCTTCCTCGGAACCCGGCCCGGCCCGGTCATGGCCGCGTCCGACAGCCTCCGCGTGACCCTCTTCGGCCGCGGTGGCCACGGATCGAGCCCCGAGACGGCCGTCGACCCGGTGGTGATGGCCGCCGCGGTGGTCATGCGTCTCCAGACCGTGGTCTCGCGGGAGATCGGCGCCTCGCAGACGGCCGTCGTCACCGTCGGCTCGCTGCACGCCGGGACGAAGGAGAACATCATCCCGGACACCGCCGAGCTGCGGATCAACATCCGGTCGACCACCCCGGCGGTACGCGACCGGCTCCTGGCCGCCGTCACCCGCATCATCCGCGCGGAGGCCGCCGCCTCGGGCGCGCCCAAGGAGCCGGAGATCGTCCCCTTCAACTCCTTCCCCGTCACCGTCAACGACGGGCCCGCGACCGCCCTCGTGCAGTCCGCCCTCGCGGAGGCCCTGGGCGAGGGACGGGTCTTCACGCTTCCCCAGGTCATCACCGGCAGCGAGGATTTCGGCGTCTTCGGCACCGCGCTCGGAGCCCCCTCCGTCTTCTGGCACTTCGGCGGCGCCGACCCCGCCCTGTACGCGGGCGTCGACCCCGACTCGCTCCTGGAGAACGGCCTCCCCGACACCGTCCCCGCCAACCACTCGCCCCACTTCGCCCCCGTACCCGGGTCGACGATCCCCCTCGGCGTGACCGCGCTGCTCGCGGCCGCCGCCCACTGGCTGCGCAAGGAGACCCCCGGTGCCTGA
- a CDS encoding 3-oxoacyl-[acyl-carrier-protein] synthase III C-terminal domain-containing protein, whose translation MSVADGLKLVWTEAFVPEREVRVAEIGALHGLAPRQVAVMERMHGLASVRWDPDLPLLDLLVAPARKALERAGGREGLAYLIYVHASPQVAPAHVSVARALRDALGLGDVQVFEVSQQACASALAALEIAGELLRAEPPGARALVVNGEKPFTELNQMHYPIGDVMGEGATATVVSWDGPGDEVHGYAVRHDGSFADSLTLYEALPRRRFVDTSIDMIAKVVGEVLLQGGLTLGDIDHFIPSNISRVFWSQVVHALGVDRDRVFLDNLPRYGHCFAADSLINFATLRDRGRLEPGGYSLLACPGLGASFAALLLRHGAR comes from the coding sequence ATGTCCGTTGCGGACGGTCTCAAGCTCGTCTGGACTGAAGCCTTCGTCCCTGAACGGGAGGTGAGAGTCGCCGAGATCGGCGCTCTCCACGGGCTCGCTCCACGGCAGGTGGCGGTGATGGAGCGGATGCACGGCCTGGCCAGTGTCCGATGGGACCCGGACCTTCCGTTGCTGGACCTCCTGGTGGCACCCGCGCGGAAGGCCCTGGAGCGCGCCGGTGGGCGAGAGGGTCTCGCGTACCTCATCTACGTGCACGCGAGTCCGCAGGTGGCTCCGGCGCATGTGAGTGTCGCGCGGGCATTACGGGACGCACTCGGTCTCGGCGACGTGCAGGTCTTCGAGGTCTCCCAGCAGGCGTGCGCGTCGGCCCTGGCGGCCCTGGAGATCGCCGGCGAGCTGCTGCGGGCGGAGCCGCCGGGCGCGAGAGCTCTCGTCGTCAACGGCGAGAAGCCCTTCACCGAACTCAACCAGATGCACTACCCGATCGGCGACGTCATGGGCGAAGGCGCCACTGCCACAGTGGTGTCATGGGACGGCCCCGGCGACGAGGTCCACGGGTACGCGGTCAGACATGACGGCTCGTTCGCCGACTCCCTCACGCTGTACGAGGCGCTCCCGCGGCGGCGGTTCGTCGACACCAGCATCGACATGATCGCCAAGGTGGTCGGCGAAGTACTGCTGCAGGGCGGTCTGACCCTCGGGGACATCGACCATTTCATCCCCAGCAACATCAGTCGCGTCTTCTGGAGCCAGGTGGTGCACGCCCTTGGGGTGGACCGCGACCGGGTCTTCCTGGACAACCTGCCGCGCTACGGCCACTGCTTCGCCGCCGACTCTCTGATCAACTTCGCGACGTTGCGGGACCGCGGCCGGCTGGAGCCCGGCGGGTACTCGCTGCTCGCCTGCCCGGGGCTCGGCGCCAGCTTCGCGGCCCTGCTGCTGCGGCACGGTGCGCGGTGA
- a CDS encoding metalloregulator ArsR/SmtB family transcription factor, producing the protein MSAAAEVFALLSDPTRLHLLWLLTHGEADVSALTEACGAARPAVSQHLAKLRLGGLVQSRKDGRRVVYAMPDGHLKRLVVEAISRADHVVSGEPWHD; encoded by the coding sequence CTGTCCGCGGCGGCGGAGGTGTTCGCGCTCCTCTCCGACCCCACCCGGCTCCATCTGCTGTGGCTGCTCACGCACGGAGAGGCGGACGTCAGCGCCCTGACCGAGGCCTGCGGCGCCGCACGCCCGGCCGTGAGCCAGCACCTGGCCAAACTGCGCCTCGGGGGGCTCGTCCAGTCCCGCAAGGACGGGCGGCGGGTCGTGTACGCGATGCCGGACGGGCATCTGAAGCGACTGGTCGTCGAGGCGATCAGCCGCGCCGACCACGTGGTGAGCGGCGAGCCCTGGCACGACTGA
- a CDS encoding TetR family transcriptional regulator: MTRFRESVRSLLREQVLDAAYRLVAADGWGGLRMTAIARAAGISRQTLYNEFGSKEAIGKALVQRELEGFLLGIQRELDAHRGDLEAAAAAGVGYTLQQSVDNPLIKGVLVAARGGEDDLLAYLTTRPEPVFGTAMVMLDAYAVEAWPDVDEESRGLAVETIVRLTVSHIVQPVASPEASARRIARITARIAYPGGR, translated from the coding sequence ATGACACGTTTCCGCGAGAGCGTTCGGTCCCTGCTGCGCGAGCAGGTGCTCGACGCCGCCTACCGCCTCGTCGCCGCCGACGGCTGGGGCGGGCTGCGCATGACCGCGATCGCGCGGGCCGCCGGCATCAGCCGCCAGACGCTCTACAACGAGTTCGGCTCCAAGGAGGCCATCGGCAAGGCCCTGGTCCAGCGCGAGCTGGAGGGCTTCCTGCTCGGCATCCAGCGCGAACTCGACGCCCACCGGGGCGACCTGGAGGCCGCGGCGGCCGCCGGGGTCGGCTACACGCTCCAGCAGTCCGTGGACAACCCCCTGATCAAGGGGGTCCTGGTGGCCGCGCGGGGTGGTGAGGACGATCTCCTCGCCTATCTGACCACCCGCCCGGAGCCGGTCTTCGGGACGGCGATGGTGATGCTCGACGCGTACGCGGTCGAGGCCTGGCCCGATGTGGACGAGGAGTCGCGGGGGCTCGCGGTCGAGACGATCGTGCGGCTCACGGTGAGCCACATCGTCCAGCCGGTGGCCTCTCCGGAGGCGTCGGCCCGGCGCATCGCCCGGATCACGGCGCGGATCGCGTACCCCGGCGGCCGCTGA
- a CDS encoding MFS transporter has product MLSVLRNRTYRRLFTAQVVALAGTGLATVALSLLAYDLAGADASAVLGTALAIKMAAYVGMGPLVGALADRIPRRALLVAMDLVRAGVALSLPFVTQVWQIYGLILLLQTASAAFTPTFQATIPQVLPEERDYTEALSLSRLAYDLESLLSPVLAAALLTLVPYDGLFTGTAAGFLASAVLVRATALPTPPPPPSQVARRGGFRAKAAFGTRLLLATPRLRALLALDLAVAAAGATVFVNTVVLVRDTLGRTPGDVPLALGAYGAGSMAVALLLPRLLVRARGPVAERALMLRAALVLPGALGLLALGLAFAPERWAWPGLLAVWLVLGAATSAILTPGGRLLRRSARSADLPAAFAARFSLSHACWLLTYPLAGWLATRAGLAASAVVLAGVALLGALAAARLWPRTDPAELTHVHPELPADHPHLRGAAGEGRHHTHDFHIDELHRHWPREKATS; this is encoded by the coding sequence ATGCTGTCCGTGCTGCGCAACCGCACCTACCGGCGCCTGTTCACCGCGCAGGTCGTCGCCCTGGCAGGCACCGGTCTCGCGACCGTGGCGCTGAGCCTCCTCGCGTACGACCTCGCGGGGGCCGACGCCTCCGCGGTCCTCGGCACCGCCCTCGCGATCAAGATGGCCGCGTACGTCGGCATGGGCCCACTCGTCGGCGCCCTCGCCGACCGGATACCCCGGCGGGCCCTGCTCGTCGCCATGGACCTCGTGCGGGCCGGGGTCGCCCTCTCCCTCCCCTTCGTCACCCAGGTGTGGCAGATCTACGGACTGATCCTCCTGCTGCAGACCGCCTCCGCCGCCTTCACGCCGACCTTCCAGGCGACGATCCCGCAGGTGCTGCCCGAGGAGCGCGACTACACGGAGGCGCTCTCCCTCTCCCGGCTCGCCTACGACCTGGAGAGCCTGCTGAGCCCGGTGCTCGCCGCCGCGCTCCTCACCCTCGTCCCGTACGACGGGCTCTTCACCGGCACCGCCGCCGGGTTCCTCGCCTCGGCCGTCCTCGTCCGCGCGACCGCCCTGCCGACACCCCCGCCCCCGCCCTCGCAGGTCGCCCGGCGCGGAGGGTTCCGCGCCAAGGCGGCCTTCGGTACGCGGCTCCTCCTCGCCACCCCGCGCCTGCGGGCCCTGCTCGCCCTCGACCTCGCGGTGGCGGCGGCGGGCGCGACGGTGTTCGTGAACACGGTGGTCCTCGTCCGCGACACCCTCGGCCGCACCCCCGGGGACGTCCCGCTCGCCCTCGGCGCGTACGGAGCGGGATCCATGGCGGTGGCGCTGCTGCTGCCGCGCCTGCTGGTACGGGCCCGTGGCCCCGTCGCCGAACGGGCGCTCATGCTGCGTGCCGCCCTCGTCCTGCCCGGGGCCCTCGGGCTGCTCGCGCTCGGGCTCGCCTTCGCGCCGGAGCGCTGGGCCTGGCCCGGGCTGCTCGCGGTCTGGCTCGTCCTCGGCGCGGCCACCTCGGCGATCCTCACCCCCGGTGGCAGGCTGCTGCGCCGCTCCGCACGGAGTGCCGACCTGCCCGCCGCCTTCGCCGCCCGGTTCTCCCTCTCACACGCCTGCTGGCTGCTCACCTACCCGCTCGCCGGATGGCTCGCCACCCGCGCGGGACTCGCGGCCTCGGCGGTCGTCCTGGCCGGCGTCGCCCTCCTCGGCGCCCTGGCCGCGGCCCGCCTGTGGCCCCGTACGGACCCTGCCGAGCTGACACACGTCCACCCCGAACTCCCCGCCGACCACCCCCACCTCAGGGGAGCGGCCGGCGAGGGGCGCCACCACACGCACGACTTCCACATCGACGAACTGCACCGCCACTGGCCGCGAGAAAAGGCCACTTCCTAG
- a CDS encoding holo-ACP synthase, with protein MSGCGCRPPLHLGIDLVRIGTLARTMRHGRLLRHLYAPEELAHAESLGGRRREEFLYGRFAAKEAITKVLRVGLLGDAPPHEIAVLRDAKGAPEPVLRGRAAHCAAVAGIAGLTLSISHTRELAAAAAAGWRSACACGDRGLVHGLSEAMLARGSSLP; from the coding sequence ATGAGCGGCTGCGGCTGCCGGCCACCCCTGCACCTGGGCATCGACCTGGTCCGGATCGGGACCCTGGCCAGGACCATGCGTCACGGCCGTCTCCTGCGTCACCTGTACGCCCCCGAGGAGCTCGCCCACGCCGAGAGCCTCGGCGGCCGACGGCGCGAGGAGTTCCTTTACGGGCGGTTCGCCGCCAAGGAGGCCATCACCAAGGTCCTGCGCGTCGGCCTGCTCGGCGACGCCCCACCCCACGAGATCGCCGTTCTGCGTGACGCGAAGGGAGCGCCCGAGCCCGTCCTGCGTGGCCGGGCGGCACACTGCGCCGCGGTCGCCGGCATCGCGGGCCTGACGCTGTCGATCTCCCATACCCGCGAACTGGCGGCGGCCGCGGCGGCCGGCTGGCGCTCGGCCTGCGCTTGCGGCGACCGCGGACTGGTCCACGGCCTGTCGGAGGCCATGCTCGCCCGCGGATCGTCACTGCCATGA
- a CDS encoding ATP-grasp domain-containing protein, which produces MTASDYLGRLKGALVGDPQAEFVLLCNFEAERAWGAGVAGLPAPPPATTARPALAMEELGVCLAAQGDRLLLGRPLDASFRAYLRSAGIAAPVDITVEGPGTDETADRVLSDPRTLARLRDAAERGAYLLPMGSTERTRQIAALTGLRYAAAEPSVAARINSKIYARRLVEELGLRAVPGSCCESVDDLAMALAAEPFEPLIVKDAYGVSGRGLMRLDNPARARRLSEMVRRRAQRTGDDRLQVVVEHFLPKSCDLFYQFTVARDGSVVVDTVLETLLDNGVPQGNTAQSAWADKHRAEIEDCAARIGRRLHRDGYHGVVGVDALCGADGTLYPVLEINARLNLPTYQLPVMQARHASGLTYSLSRQYTVRLSDALPFEQLHAALTPALTPAPDGAHAVISCFAPLNAPAEQAKDGRPFAGRLYTGLFAPDPDSLARLERHMRHGLDALTSDSRPNKLGATRA; this is translated from the coding sequence GTGACCGCATCCGATTACCTGGGGCGCCTGAAGGGCGCGCTGGTGGGCGACCCGCAGGCCGAGTTCGTCCTGCTGTGCAACTTCGAGGCCGAGCGCGCCTGGGGCGCCGGTGTCGCGGGGCTGCCGGCGCCACCGCCCGCGACGACCGCCCGGCCGGCGCTGGCGATGGAGGAGCTGGGGGTCTGCCTGGCCGCGCAGGGCGACCGACTGCTGCTGGGCCGGCCGCTCGACGCCTCGTTCCGCGCCTACCTGCGCTCGGCCGGGATCGCCGCGCCCGTCGACATCACCGTGGAAGGTCCCGGCACCGACGAGACCGCCGACCGCGTCCTGTCCGACCCGCGCACCCTCGCCCGGTTGAGGGACGCTGCCGAGCGCGGCGCGTATCTGCTGCCGATGGGGAGCACGGAGCGGACGCGGCAGATCGCTGCGCTCACCGGTCTGCGGTACGCCGCGGCCGAGCCGAGCGTCGCCGCCCGGATCAACAGCAAGATCTACGCACGGCGGTTGGTGGAGGAGCTCGGGCTGCGGGCAGTGCCCGGTTCCTGCTGCGAGTCGGTCGACGACCTGGCCATGGCGCTGGCCGCCGAGCCGTTCGAGCCGCTGATCGTGAAGGACGCGTACGGGGTGTCGGGCCGCGGGCTGATGCGCCTGGACAACCCGGCCAGGGCACGGCGGCTGTCGGAGATGGTGCGGCGTCGCGCCCAGCGCACCGGCGACGACCGCCTGCAGGTCGTCGTGGAGCACTTCCTGCCCAAGAGCTGCGACCTGTTCTACCAGTTCACCGTCGCGCGAGACGGCTCGGTCGTCGTGGACACCGTGCTGGAGACCCTGCTGGACAACGGCGTCCCCCAAGGCAACACGGCTCAGTCGGCGTGGGCGGACAAGCACCGGGCGGAAATCGAGGACTGCGCCGCACGCATCGGCCGTCGCCTCCACCGGGACGGCTACCACGGCGTCGTCGGAGTGGACGCGCTGTGCGGCGCCGACGGCACCCTCTATCCGGTGCTGGAGATCAACGCCCGACTCAACCTGCCCACCTACCAGTTGCCGGTCATGCAGGCCCGGCACGCGTCCGGCCTGACGTACTCGCTGTCCCGGCAGTACACCGTACGGCTGAGCGACGCGCTGCCGTTCGAGCAGCTCCACGCAGCCCTGACGCCCGCCCTGACGCCGGCCCCCGACGGGGCCCATGCCGTCATCTCCTGCTTCGCCCCCCTCAACGCCCCTGCCGAGCAGGCGAAGGACGGCCGGCCGTTCGCCGGGCGGCTGTACACCGGCCTGTTCGCCCCCGACCCGGATTCCCTGGCCCGGCTGGAACGGCACATGCGCCACGGCCTCGATGCCCTGACCAGCGACAGCCGCCCGAACAAGCTCGGAGCAACCCGTGCATGA
- a CDS encoding phosphopantetheine-binding protein: MHETLIAEAAEQFGTPLYLYDADVLRDTYRRLRRLLHPQVDVFYSLKANPNISVCALLRAEGAGAEVCSPTELRTALDAGVAPADIIYLGPAKDASQLRACVQAGIHAVVCESFDELALLDRIAGETGRTVNAMLRVNPEQRAPGAALTMGGKPRQFGIDASEVAEAGELLRGVRHVHVMGLHAYLGSRFLDHEAIIRNTREVLKLADALAAVLGYPLETVDFGGGFGVAYFDNETDLDVEALARGLGEAVEPFAAAHPRCRLITELGRYLVADAGLYVTRAVSVKDSLGETFVVCDGGTNHHMHAVGIGQLVKRNFPLRLLSPHDHDAPRHRYTVTGPLCTPNDLLAKKISLPRVRPGDLIGIERSGAYGPTASPVHFLGFGAPAEVMLLDGRPRLVRARDTVDDLLSRQRLIEPVPTPAIPAPGGHMRRTDIIAALRDGIGAVTGRQIVDLPEDTRLFDDLDLDSTSMLELLVEIEEALQVEVDPDDMQIVDLQTVGTLTDLFARRAGTAAGAC, encoded by the coding sequence GTGCATGAGACCCTCATCGCAGAGGCGGCCGAACAATTCGGCACTCCCCTGTACCTGTACGACGCCGACGTTCTGCGGGACACCTACCGGCGGTTGAGAAGGCTGCTGCATCCGCAGGTGGACGTCTTCTACTCCCTCAAGGCCAATCCCAACATCAGCGTCTGCGCGCTGCTGCGAGCGGAGGGCGCGGGCGCGGAGGTCTGCTCACCGACCGAGTTGAGAACGGCCCTCGACGCCGGAGTCGCCCCCGCGGACATCATCTACCTGGGGCCCGCCAAGGACGCATCGCAGCTGCGCGCCTGCGTGCAGGCCGGCATCCACGCCGTGGTGTGCGAGTCCTTCGACGAACTCGCCCTGCTGGACCGGATCGCCGGCGAGACGGGTCGCACCGTCAACGCCATGCTGCGCGTCAACCCCGAGCAGCGCGCGCCCGGTGCGGCACTGACCATGGGAGGCAAGCCGCGTCAGTTCGGGATCGACGCGTCCGAGGTCGCCGAAGCGGGCGAACTCCTCCGCGGGGTGCGCCACGTGCACGTCATGGGCCTGCACGCCTACCTGGGCAGCAGATTCCTCGACCACGAAGCGATCATCCGCAACACGCGGGAGGTCCTCAAGCTGGCCGACGCTCTGGCCGCCGTACTCGGGTATCCGCTGGAGACCGTCGATTTCGGAGGCGGCTTCGGCGTCGCCTACTTCGACAACGAGACCGACCTGGATGTGGAAGCCCTGGCCCGCGGCCTCGGCGAGGCCGTGGAACCGTTCGCCGCCGCCCATCCGCGATGCCGACTGATCACCGAACTCGGCCGCTACCTGGTGGCCGACGCGGGCCTGTACGTCACCAGGGCCGTGTCCGTGAAGGACTCCCTGGGCGAGACGTTCGTGGTCTGCGACGGCGGGACCAACCACCACATGCACGCGGTGGGCATCGGTCAACTCGTCAAGCGCAACTTCCCCCTCCGCCTGCTGTCCCCCCACGACCACGATGCCCCGCGCCATCGGTACACCGTCACCGGGCCGCTGTGCACGCCCAACGACCTGCTGGCCAAGAAGATCTCGCTGCCCCGCGTCCGGCCCGGCGACCTGATCGGGATCGAGCGTTCCGGCGCCTACGGCCCCACCGCGTCACCGGTGCACTTCCTGGGCTTCGGCGCGCCCGCGGAGGTCATGCTCCTCGACGGCCGTCCCCGACTCGTCCGCGCCCGCGACACGGTCGACGATCTGCTGTCCCGCCAACGGCTCATCGAACCCGTCCCCACACCCGCCATCCCCGCCCCTGGAGGACACATGCGACGCACGGACATCATCGCGGCACTGCGCGACGGCATCGGCGCAGTCACCGGGAGGCAGATCGTCGACCTGCCCGAGGACACCCGCCTGTTCGACGACCTGGACCTGGACTCCACCTCGATGCTGGAGCTGCTGGTCGAGATCGAGGAGGCGCTGCAGGTGGAGGTCGACCCGGACGACATGCAGATCGTCGATCTCCAGACCGTCGGAACCCTCACCGACCTGTTCGCCCGCCGGGCCGGGACGGCAGCCGGGGCATGCTGA
- a CDS encoding cold-shock protein, protein MEGRSTGFVQSFNRLGGYGFVVPVGSEEQVYFSAADIEGEAQVLSEGQQVTFVLVLGDGRFEAKELRL, encoded by the coding sequence GTGGAAGGCCGAAGCACAGGGTTCGTACAGTCCTTCAATCGTCTCGGCGGGTACGGCTTCGTCGTCCCCGTGGGCTCCGAGGAGCAGGTCTACTTCAGCGCGGCGGACATCGAGGGGGAGGCCCAGGTGCTCTCCGAGGGCCAGCAGGTCACCTTCGTCCTGGTCCTGGGGGACGGCCGCTTCGAAGCCAAGGAACTGCGCCTCTGA